The proteins below are encoded in one region of Pseudomonas putida NBRC 14164:
- the phoU gene encoding phosphate signaling complex protein PhoU — protein sequence MINKESLTHHISQQFNAELEEVRSHLLAMGGLVEKQVNDAVTALIEADSGLAQQVREVDEQINQMERNIDEECVRILARRQPAASDLRLIISISKSVIDLERIGDEATKIARRAIQLCEEGESPRGYVEVRHIGDQVRNMVRDALDAFARFDADLALSVAQYDKTIDREYKTALRELVTYMMEDPRSISRVLSVIWALRSLERIGDHARNISELVIYLVRGTDVRHMGLKRMTAEVQGTAVADAEKANVPGESDDK from the coding sequence ATGATCAACAAAGAAAGCCTTACGCACCATATTTCCCAGCAGTTCAACGCCGAGCTCGAAGAAGTGCGCAGCCATCTGCTGGCCATGGGTGGCCTGGTGGAAAAACAAGTCAATGACGCCGTTACTGCGCTGATCGAGGCCGACTCGGGCCTGGCCCAGCAAGTGCGCGAAGTCGACGAGCAGATCAACCAGATGGAGCGCAACATCGACGAGGAATGCGTGCGCATCCTCGCCCGTCGCCAGCCGGCGGCCTCTGACCTGCGCCTGATCATCAGCATTTCCAAGTCGGTGATCGACCTTGAACGCATCGGTGACGAGGCGACCAAGATCGCCCGCCGCGCCATCCAGCTGTGCGAAGAAGGCGAGTCGCCACGCGGCTACGTCGAGGTGCGCCATATTGGCGACCAGGTGCGCAACATGGTCCGCGATGCGCTGGACGCCTTTGCCCGCTTCGATGCCGACCTGGCGTTGTCGGTGGCCCAGTACGACAAGACTATCGACCGCGAGTACAAGACCGCCCTGCGCGAGCTGGTGACCTACATGATGGAAGACCCGCGCTCCATCTCGCGGGTTCTGAGCGTGATCTGGGCGCTGCGTTCGCTGGAACGTATCGGTGACCACGCGCGCAACATTTCCGAGCTGGTGATCTACCTGGTGCGCGGCACCGACGTGCGCCACATGGGCCTCAAGCGCATGACCGCAGAAGTGCAGGGTACCGCTGTCGCCGACGCCGAAAAGGCTAATGTTCCGGG